The DNA segment TTTCCAATGAAACTATCCACTGAAACCTATTTGTTGTCTCCTGCTTTGGAAGAAGCGATCCTGCTCGCAGAAGTGACTTCTCGTCCTTTACTTTTAAAGGGAGAACCCGGAACCGGAAAATCCCTTTTAGCCGAATACTTAGCGGACCAGAGAAAGCTGCCTCTTTACACCTGGCATATCAAATCCATCACTCAAGCAAAAGAAGGTCTTTATTTTTACGATGCAGTTTCTCGTTTGAACGATTCTCGATTTTCGGAAGATTCCGAAAAAGTGAAGAATATAGAAAACTATATCCGTCTGGGAGCGTTAGGTGAAGCTTTTGATTTGGATCGAAAGTCGATCGTTTTGATCGACGAGATCGATAAAGCGGATATTGAGTTTCCGAACGATTTACTTTTGGAATTGGATCGGATGGAGTTCTTTATCCCCGAAATTTCCAAACGTGTTCAGGCAAAACACCGTCCTTTGACTATCATCACTTCCAACAACGAAAAGGAACTTCCCGCTGCGTTTTTAAGAAGATGCATTTTTCATTATATAGAATTTCCGGATCCGGAGTTTATGAAAAAAATCATCCAGTCGCATTATCCTGGAATTGGACATACGCTTTTGATCAAAGCACTCGAGATGTTTTATCTCATTCGAAGAATGGACGATCTAAAAAAGAAACCGGGAACGAGCGAACTTTTGGATTGGATTCAGATTTTGGTTCATCAGGGCGCGGTATTGAAGGAAGAAGTTCGAGTTCCGTTTTTGGGAGCTCTGATCAAAAACGAGGAAGATATGAGACTTTTTAGGAACTGATATGTTCATTTCTTTCTTTTACAGGCTCAAGACGGAAGGGATACCGGTCACCACGGGAGAATTTTTGGATTTTCTGAAAGTGTTGGATCATTTTACGACTCATCGAAAGGCATGGGTTTCACTGGACGAACTCTATCGTTTTTCCAGAGCCTGTATGGTAAAGGACATCAAATACTTCGATGCGTTTGATCTTGTGTTCTCCGAAATTTTCGGAGAAAAAGGAGCGCTTCGTCCCGAACTCAAACAAGAACTTTTAAACTGGCTCAACAATCTATTCGACAATCCGGACAAACTTCCTCCGTCCCTCATTCCTCCCGATCAACTCTTAGAAGAATTTAAAAAAAGACTCGAAGAACAAAAAGGGGAACACCACGGAGGAAGTAAATGGGTGGGCACAGGAGGTTCTTCCCCCTTTGGTCATAACGGATCCAACCCGGAAGGAGTGAGGGTAAGCGGAGAGGGAGGGAATCGTTCCGCCGTATTTCAAGCATTAGAAAGACGTTATAAAGAATACAGGACGGACGAACAACTCGACGTAAGACAGATCAAAATCGCGCTCAAAAAACTTAGAAATCTTAGAAAGGAAGGTGTGTCCGAATTTCATCTTCCGAAAACCATCGATTCTACCTGTAAGAACGCGGGTGACATTCAGCTCGAATTCGAACGTTCGCGTAAAAACGGTCTCAAGGTTTTGCTCTTGATGGATACCGGCGGAAGTATGACCGCTCATGCGGAACGAGTGAACAAACTCTTTTCGGCGAGTCATCAGATCAATCATTTTAAGGAATTTCATTACTATTACTTTCACAATATCATCTACGACGCGGTATATCCAAAGGCGAACATGAGAACTCCGATTTCTCTTCAGAGAATTTTCAAAAAACACAGCGATGATACAAAACTGATTCTGGTCGGAGACGCATACATGGCTCCCTATGAATTGATGGATCCTACTTACGGATTTTATCACAGTCGTTTTAGGATGGATTCTCGATTACCGGAAAATCCGGAGTCGGGTTTGGATTCTCTAAAACGGATCAAAAGACAGTTTCGAGATTTAATCTGGCTCAATCCCGAGCCCAAAAAATATTGGGACGCTCCAACGATCCGGGAAATCGGAAGTCAGATTCCGATGTATTTTCTTTCTTTGGACGGGCTGGAAAGAGGGATCAAAAAATTACTCAACTCGCTTTGAGCCGTTCATTAGTTTTAAAATACCGTATAACGTCTTGATATAAGGAGTCTCCACCTCATATCGTTTTGCGATTTTTAATGCGTTGCCTAAAATCGCATCCAACTCCATCGGTCTCCCTGCTTCAAAATCCAAAAGCATACTCGTTTTATACGGTTTCATCGTTTCGGTCATCGTTATGAATGTGTCAATCTGGCTTTCGGGAACTTCCGCCCCGTCCAGACGGGAAAGGATTTGAACTTCCTTCATAATTTCGATGACGAGAAAGCGGCTTTCGTCTAACGCGAGAATTTCCGAAGTATTCTTTCCTGCCGACAAAACGCTGATCGGATTGAAGGGCGCATTCCACATCAACTTTTTCCACCGCGCTTGACGGATGGAATCCGTGAGTTGTGCAGGAACCCCCACGGATTGAAAGAGTCGCACCAAGGTTTCACAAACTTTCGAAGGGGAACGATTTTCGGAACCAAGAGTCAATTCTCCATAGTCCAGATGAAGAATCTTTCCGTTGGAAAGTCGATTGGCGCAAACGAATGCGAGCCCGCTCAAAATTTCGTTGGAAGGGTAAAGGGCTGAAACTGGTTCTTCGATACCGATCCCGTTTTGCAAAAGCAGGATTGGAAGATGTTTGGGAATTGCCTTTCCTAAAATGGATTCGAGTCCAATCTCAGGAAGACATTTCAAACCATTGAGAACAAGATCGTATCCGTCTAAACTTTCTGGTAGTGTTTCAAAAACGTCATCGGGGAAATATTCGAAATTTCCCCAAGGTTGACTTGAAATCTGAAACCCGTTTTGTTTTAGATCGGTCGCATTTTTTCGAACCCAAAAATCAAGACTACAACCTGCTTGTGCCAGTTTTCCAGCATACAATCCAGAGACCGCACCGGAACCTAAAACTAAAATTCGGAACAAATTACCCCACCTGTGCGAACTTTTTTTCTATCTTTTTTAAAATTTCGGTGACTGCCTGAACATAACCGTCGTAGACACCGCGGTCGTATTCGTTCAGGGTTCGATAATTGAGTCCCTGCATTTCCTTTAGATGACTTCTCAACTCGTCGTCGATATAATTTTTGCGGACATAAATCGTTTCAAAAATCTTTGGATGCATAACTATCCCCCATCATAAGAAATTCTAAAAATCATATCAATTTTGCTTTGTAAACATTCTAATTTTAAAAATTAGAAATTTGTGTTTTGATAAAGTTTGGATTTGAGCCAGAGATTCGCCTTTTTATAATCCGGGTATTTTCTTTCCAAAATTTTAAATTCTTTTCCATGAATCACGTTTTTTCCATTTTTTCTTTTTACGGGAAAATACACGTGGAGCAATTCGTGAAATACGATGTATTCCAAAACAAACTCAGGGATCGAGGGTTGAGAAAGAATCGGATTGATTACGATCATTTTGTGAGATGGATCGTAGTGCCCGAGTCTTGTTCTGGATTTTCCCTTTCCCCAATAAATATCAATTTCGGATATATCGATTTGCAGATATAAATCGTTAATTTTTTTTAGAATCAATTTCAGAGTTTCGTTTTTCGATTCGGAGCGTTCGATTCGTTTTCGTTTTTTCTGGGATTCCGATTTCGAATGAGAATGGTTTGTGTAAAATCTGTAGATCTGAGATTCTAAAATTTCAGGAATAGGAAGTTTTAGAAGTTTATAAAGAAGCAGATCCACAACTGCTTCCAAAAAAATCGGATCCGATTTTAGATACAGAGAGTGAATTTTAAATTCCAGTTTTCCAGCAGATATTCGGATTGAACTTCCTAAATTGGAGTAGGGATAAAATTTGAATCGAATCTCTTTTTTTTCCAACGTCTTTTGTTTATAATTTTTTCTAAATTCTAAAACACGATTCTCCAAAACTTTCAGAGCTTGTGCATGGCTGATTGTTTCGTTTTGGGTCTCAAACGCCAAAATCATAAATCAACTTCCGAAGTAGTCTTGAATTCTGGAAAAGGATTCCGATACATTTTTGGGATTTGCGGAAGAAGAATTCGATACAAAATCGTTTTTGACAGAGGACTTTCCAGAATTGAATTTGAGTTCATAAACGGATTCCGGAGAGGGAATCTCGCTTAAAAATCGAGATAACTTCGTATAATAGGGCCCAGATTTGGATTGAGCCAAAGACGGTCTTGTAAGATAGAGTTCCTTTCTCGCCCTTGTAATCGCGACGTAAAAGAGTCGTCTTTCCTCTTCCGTATCCGTATTTTTGCTGGAAGGAAACGCACCTTCGGTGGTGTTCAAAATAAAAACGATATCGTATTCGAGTCCCTTTGCGGAATGAACTGTGGAAAGGTTTAAAAGATCCGTTTCTGAATTGTCAGGATTGATTTTTTCCAAACTGAGAGAAGCGTGATCCATCGTGAGATCGGAAAGAAAATCGGAGAGGGAAGAATACTTTAAAGCAAAACCAAGAACCGAATCCAAATCTTCCGATCTTCGTTTGGAGTCATCGTAGTTTTTTTCCAATAAAACCCTGTAGTAATCGATAAAATCGGAAGTGATCGTTTTTACATCTGCCTTTGTGTCCAGGTGTTTTTGGTAGAGATGATAAAGTGGGGTTAGATATTTCGAGAGAGCGGTGCCGGTTTCTTCGGCAAGAATGAGCATGCTTCCGGAGGATTGGCGGATTTGCTCCAGGATTTCGCTGGATTTTGCATTTCCGATTCCGGGGATCAATTTTAAAACTCGGATCCATGATACGGAATCCAATGGGTTGATCAGAATTTTTAAAAAGGAAAGTAGATCTTTGATATGCGCCGTTTCAATAAACTTTCTTCCGCCGAATTTTACGAACGGAATATTTCGTTTTGCTAATACGAGTTCGAGTTGATTGGAGTTCCAACCTGCACGAAACAGAACGCCCATTTTTTTAAAAGGAATTCCTTCCTCTTTTTTCTGAAGAAGAATTTCTGCGATTCCTTCCGCTTCCTCCAATTCGTCCGTAAATTGTAAAACGGCAGGGATTGGGCCGTTTTCATTTTCGGTAAATAGATACTTTTCGTATTTTTCCGAAAAATTCTGTAATACCGCATTTGCGAGATTGAGAATGGCCGGAGTACTCCGATAGTTTTTTTCTAAAAATATCGTTTTTGTATTTTGAAAAATTTTAGGAAAATCTAATATTCCACGAACCGTCGCGCCTCGAAACGTATAAATACACTGAGCGTCGTCTCCGACCACCATCAAATTAGAATGTTCCGAAGCGAGTAAGCAGGCGATATGAGCTTGTATCTTATTCGTATCCTGAAATTCATCCACCATGATGAATCTGTATTTTTCGGAAAGCGCGGATCGGACTCCTGCGTGTTCCGCAAGGAGATCCCGGGTAAAGTAGAGGAGGTCGTCGTAATCCAAAAGGGAACGTTCCCTTTTATAGGTTTTATAGTCTTCAAATATGACTGCGATATCTTTTTGTCGTTGTAAAAAAATTGGATAATCTTTTTCTAATATAAGCACCAAATTTTTTCCTGTATTCTGAATTTCGCTGTGAATTCTCACCAATGTCTCATTGGAAGGAAAACGTGTTTTTGTTTTTCCAAAGTCCTTTTCATTTCTCAGAAATTGAAACACGTCCAAGGAATCCGCATCGTCCAGGATCGTAAAATCGGAGGAAAGGCCGAGTGCGGGGGCGAATCTTCGAAGTACAGAGCTGCAAAATGAATGAAAGGTTCCTCCTTGAACTTCGGAACAACGATTGTCCCCCATGGAGGAGGCTCTCAGAATCATTTCTCTCGCTGCCTTTCGAGTGAAGGTTAAGAGTAAAATAGAGCTGGCCGGGACTCCGGCAGAAACCAGTTGAGCCAATCTGCTGATAATGGTTTTGGTTTTGCCGGTTCCGGCGCCTGCTAAAACAAGCACC comes from the Leptospira sp. WS92.C1 genome and includes:
- a CDS encoding AAA family ATPase; amino-acid sequence: MKLSTETYLLSPALEEAILLAEVTSRPLLLKGEPGTGKSLLAEYLADQRKLPLYTWHIKSITQAKEGLYFYDAVSRLNDSRFSEDSEKVKNIENYIRLGALGEAFDLDRKSIVLIDEIDKADIEFPNDLLLELDRMEFFIPEISKRVQAKHRPLTIITSNNEKELPAAFLRRCIFHYIEFPDPEFMKKIIQSHYPGIGHTLLIKALEMFYLIRRMDDLKKKPGTSELLDWIQILVHQGAVLKEEVRVPFLGALIKNEEDMRLFRN
- a CDS encoding VWA containing CoxE family protein; amino-acid sequence: MFISFFYRLKTEGIPVTTGEFLDFLKVLDHFTTHRKAWVSLDELYRFSRACMVKDIKYFDAFDLVFSEIFGEKGALRPELKQELLNWLNNLFDNPDKLPPSLIPPDQLLEEFKKRLEEQKGEHHGGSKWVGTGGSSPFGHNGSNPEGVRVSGEGGNRSAVFQALERRYKEYRTDEQLDVRQIKIALKKLRNLRKEGVSEFHLPKTIDSTCKNAGDIQLEFERSRKNGLKVLLLMDTGGSMTAHAERVNKLFSASHQINHFKEFHYYYFHNIIYDAVYPKANMRTPISLQRIFKKHSDDTKLILVGDAYMAPYELMDPTYGFYHSRFRMDSRLPENPESGLDSLKRIKRQFRDLIWLNPEPKKYWDAPTIREIGSQIPMYFLSLDGLERGIKKLLNSL
- a CDS encoding ketopantoate reductase family protein translates to MFRILVLGSGAVSGLYAGKLAQAGCSLDFWVRKNATDLKQNGFQISSQPWGNFEYFPDDVFETLPESLDGYDLVLNGLKCLPEIGLESILGKAIPKHLPILLLQNGIGIEEPVSALYPSNEILSGLAFVCANRLSNGKILHLDYGELTLGSENRSPSKVCETLVRLFQSVGVPAQLTDSIRQARWKKLMWNAPFNPISVLSAGKNTSEILALDESRFLVIEIMKEVQILSRLDGAEVPESQIDTFITMTETMKPYKTSMLLDFEAGRPMELDAILGNALKIAKRYEVETPYIKTLYGILKLMNGSKRVE
- a CDS encoding SprT-like domain-containing protein yields the protein MILAFETQNETISHAQALKVLENRVLEFRKNYKQKTLEKKEIRFKFYPYSNLGSSIRISAGKLEFKIHSLYLKSDPIFLEAVVDLLLYKLLKLPIPEILESQIYRFYTNHSHSKSESQKKRKRIERSESKNETLKLILKKINDLYLQIDISEIDIYWGKGKSRTRLGHYDPSHKMIVINPILSQPSIPEFVLEYIVFHELLHVYFPVKRKNGKNVIHGKEFKILERKYPDYKKANLWLKSKLYQNTNF
- a CDS encoding ATP-dependent helicase gives rise to the protein MSWKEELNSAQLEAVLTQEGPVLVLAGAGTGKTKTIISRLAQLVSAGVPASSILLLTFTRKAAREMILRASSMGDNRCSEVQGGTFHSFCSSVLRRFAPALGLSSDFTILDDADSLDVFQFLRNEKDFGKTKTRFPSNETLVRIHSEIQNTGKNLVLILEKDYPIFLQRQKDIAVIFEDYKTYKRERSLLDYDDLLYFTRDLLAEHAGVRSALSEKYRFIMVDEFQDTNKIQAHIACLLASEHSNLMVVGDDAQCIYTFRGATVRGILDFPKIFQNTKTIFLEKNYRSTPAILNLANAVLQNFSEKYEKYLFTENENGPIPAVLQFTDELEEAEGIAEILLQKKEEGIPFKKMGVLFRAGWNSNQLELVLAKRNIPFVKFGGRKFIETAHIKDLLSFLKILINPLDSVSWIRVLKLIPGIGNAKSSEILEQIRQSSGSMLILAEETGTALSKYLTPLYHLYQKHLDTKADVKTITSDFIDYYRVLLEKNYDDSKRRSEDLDSVLGFALKYSSLSDFLSDLTMDHASLSLEKINPDNSETDLLNLSTVHSAKGLEYDIVFILNTTEGAFPSSKNTDTEEERRLFYVAITRARKELYLTRPSLAQSKSGPYYTKLSRFLSEIPSPESVYELKFNSGKSSVKNDFVSNSSSANPKNVSESFSRIQDYFGS